The Anopheles coluzzii chromosome 2, AcolN3, whole genome shotgun sequence genome window below encodes:
- the LOC120961559 gene encoding uncharacterized protein LOC120961559 → MGTQMFRLSFNWRPADGSIENHASADTITSSEPEFCTLDDLLRYDQCLVLSGSEDQEPCEMHLTITPLYLVRGVSIIAECPVVEVYYGRLREYNRTVHGELLYTIVDGHVYRYDLSIETETSELHVKFIMDDPSEPVSLYTTHLYLMRNTDPLRAMRMLMAESKLINPDAVQQRLQGATLSERAERCKHLILGSMLSAQQNFENNNARLSSIAAAAAGSMPLDNIDVAHSNAQSSVEASTPSNHTPAANNDGQSAAAAASMLDNIHAVNNNVQSSAGSGVPGSVLPDMANLALSFANGNIETRIKQYIDAKFVQLEHFVDNRLADLAARQDQKLDRLLELLQEQRGSAQNGSHGSKAEQSFALQ, encoded by the exons ATGGGTACGCAAATGTTTCGTTTGAGCTTTAATTGGCGCCCCGCCGACGGCTCGATCGAAAACCATGCATCCGCGGACACAATCACTTCCTCGGAACCGGAATT TTGCACGCTGGACGATCTATTGCGCTACGACCAGTGCCTGGTGCTGTCGGGCAGTGAGGACCAAGAGCCGTGCGAAATGCATCTGACCATAACCCCTTTGTACCTGGTACGGGGCGTTTCGATCATCGCCGAATGTCCTGTCGTAGAAGTTTACTATGGCCGGTTGCGCGAATACAACCGTACCGTGCACGGGGAGCTGCTGTACACGATAGTGGATGGACATGTGTATCGGTACGACTTGAGCATCGAGACGGAGACCAGTGAGCTGCACGTGAAGTTCATTATGGACGATCCGAGCGAACCTGTATCGCTGTACACCACGCACCTGTACCTGATGCGCAACACAGACCCGTTGCGTGCGATGAGGATGCTGATGGCGGAGAGCAAACTCATTAACCCGGACGCTGTGCAGCAGCGCCTGCAGGGGGCTACCCTGTCGGAGCGTGCGGAACGGTGCAAACATTTGATACTTGGCTCCATGCTTTCTGCGCAACAGAACTTTGAGAACAACAACGCTAGACTATCATCGattgcagctgcagcagcaggaagcaTGCCACTGGACAACATTGACGTTGCGCATAGCAACGCACAGTCATCGGTTGAAGCGTCCACGCCGTCGAATCACACCCCGGCTGCGAACAACGACGGCCAATCGGCGGCTGCTGCCGCGTCGATGCTCGATAACATCCATGCTGTAAACAACAACGTTCAATCATCGGCTGGTAGTGGCGTTCCTGGGTCGGTACTACCGGATATGGCCAACCTCGCGCTTTCTTTTGCCAATGGGAATATCGAAACCAGGATCAAACAGTACATCGACGCCAAATTTGTACAGCTTGAGCATTTTGTCGACAACCGACTGGCAGACCTGGCAGCTCGGCAAGATCAAAAGCTGGACCGTTTGCTGGAACTGCTACAAGAGCAACGAGGATCGGCCCAAAATGGATCGCACGGAAGTAAGGCGGAACAATCATTTGCGTTGCAATAG